The region GCAGACGGAGCTACAAAGAGTACGGCCACAGGAACAGCCACAAGGATAAGGACATCGGTAAGGGAAACGATTAGTGCTCCTATGCCCGCCAATGTCATTAGCAACATCATCTGAAAAATTGAAAATTGAAAACCGTCATAGGAAACAAACCATCGCATTACCATCGTTGGAATCAAATTTGTCGCCAGACATATCACACTAACGATCACAACAGATACGAGAACGTATCCGAGCGCGTCAAGATAATTTAAGACAACTGGCATCGCCCCAGAAAAACTAGCCAATAAGGCCATTCCTCCAATTGCTTCGACACGCAGTGTCGGACTTCGAAGTATCGCCCCGCAGCAAACTCCAAACTGGGCAATCAGCACGCCCACCAAAAACGAAACGCAATATTCGACGTGAAGACCTGGTTTGGCAATCGTTAACGCCAACAAAAAGTCAAACACCAAGACGGAAATGACGATCCGGCTAATCCAACGATTTTTGCGTTCTTCTCTCATGTTGGCATCGAATCTATCGAGAAAGCTTCGTTAGGCGTCTTCAATAAACGGGAATCAATCTCCGGTCGAAGCTAGTTCGCTGCGGCTTCTTGTTTGACGTTGGTAGAGGCTTGTTCGCCTCGAAAGAGGTGTACCAATACGGCGCCTGCCAGGTTGATGTAAAGAGTCTGAACGAACAATAACTCACTAACTAGTATCGGACCGATGGCGATCAAGGAGACAAACACAAAGAACATCACCGCAAGGAAGCCCCAGACTCTGCGTGATATGGCCATAAAAAAGCAGCCAATGAGTGCCGGAAAAACGACCAACGTTTCGCTCAATAACCGAAGTACATTGGTGGGTGCTTGAAAAGTGGCGACACACCCCAGCGCGATGCAGGTCATGAAAATGAAAGCATACTTGAGTGTGAATTGGAACTTCGTTCGCGTCGCTAACCAGCGTGCCGAATACGCGGTTCCCAGGCAAATTGCACAATAGAAAAGCATCCCTAGGGGTATGAAGACAACGGCGTCCAGTAAATGGTCGAGACTCTCGATAAGCACAAACGCACTCCAATAAGTCCATACCGCGACCAACGCGAATAGAAATGCGTCTGCAATTTCTCTCCGACGAATGTAAGTAGCGCAAAGAACTGCCAGATAACCGGCGGTTAAACCGATTAGCGCGCCGATTCGAAATGGCAAAAACCAGTCGACCAACATCGACGACACTAACAGATGGAGGACGGCCGTAAAAACAAGCAGTACGCGAAGAAATCCACGAATCTCGCTGGTCGTTGCATGGTGGTCTCGATCGATTGCCGACTTGCTTTCCATGGTTGTTAAGACTCGTCCAAAGATTCTGGGATGAGCTCCGGCCGAAGCTCATTGTCTGCCGCTTCCGTGTTGGCGTCGGTACTAACTTCCAAGTCTCGCGGAACTTGTCGTAATAGCACGCCGCCGAGCATTATCATCAGCCATTGAGAGAGCGTTCCGATCATCAGTTCGCTGTTTGGGATTGCCAACCCATAGAGGATGATCACCACCGCACCACAGCCGAGCATGGCGCCGACGAACCGTTTCAGGCGACTTGTCAACGCAAGCGTGACACAGGCCGTCGCCGCGGGAAAGATGCCTGGCAACAGTCGTAAGACTCTTGGCACCGCATCGGGAAACGTACTCGACATCACAGAAACCAGCGCGACGATCGCGGTCAAACCAAAGACCTGGCTTAACGGGAATTGGTACTTGTTTCGAGTCAGCTGCCAGCGTGCGTAAAACGCGATCCCGAGACAAAGCAGACAATAAATCACAATCGTGCCGAACGTGCTGATCAACGCATCCAGGATCGTGAACCGGGAGTTCTTCCATAAACTCAGCACAAACCAAAACATCCACGTGGCGATAACCGCCGAGTAGATCGACGAACGGGCCTCTTCGTTACGCACCACCGCGACGGACACCAAAGCCAAATACCCACTGGAAATTCCCAGCAGCACACTGAACAAGTAATACCCCGGCGTCAGCGCGGCCGCGACGAAAAGCTGGACGACGATACTCGCCGCCATCAGAAGAACGAGGTTCCGTTTCAGTGAAAATTCCAAAGCGGCAATTATTCCTCTGGTAAACCAATCACCACGTTATGCGACGACAATTTGCGGAACGATATGAGCTGAATGCCGCCTAGCCACAAGACAAGCAGTTGCGCGGCGAACATGTAAAAAACATCGGGAGGGACAAACGGTATCGTAACAATGCAAAAGAACAATCCCATAACCATCTGCCCGCTGAAGATCCACAATTGCTGGGCGTTTGCCAGTAAGTTGCATCCGACAATTGTGGGAAGGGCTAAAAAGAAAACTCCCAGGGCTACGCCTAAAGCAAGTTGGACATTCATTACCAGGATGCAACCGAAGGACACCAACAGCGTGCCGGCGAAGAGTTCCTTCATGCTGAATTGCCGTTCGTTTTGATGCGAACTGAGCCAGCGAAACAACGATCGAGGACCAAGACAGTATAGTGCTGTGAACCCGGCCGCCAACATCACCATCACCGACAGGTTTTGCCTTGCGATTCCTTCGGCGCTCGTCAGCAGGGTGGCAATGGCAATCAACGGACAGATTGCCATGCCGGCATACGCAGCGAGTTTCCACGAATCGAAACGAAGCCGCGCGGCACAGCATAAACCAAACTGACCACATATCAGTCCAATGAAAATGCCATGATAAGGCGTTTCTGCCACGTTACTCTCGTGCCATAGGACGATCACTGCCATGACCACGTCAAGCAGTACAATGATCGCAACTAGAAAGAGCAATGATGCGAGTTGAGGGGTCCGATTCATCCCCCCAGCATAACGAATCCCGCCGTTAGAGGCGTGAAATTGTTGGCGACTTGATGTCTTGTTCCTGCGTCAGTGCTTCATCGTTGGCAATCGCCTGAAGCGCGACGATACCTGCGATCAGCAGGTAAAACGTTTCCCAGGCAATCACCAGCGGAAGTCGATTCCACAGCGAGGGAAGCATCCATGCGGCAGTGAGCGAGAGTGCCAAGATTGCGCCGAGTCCGATCACCAGTTGCCGTTGGCGATCTTCTTTCGTTTCGGAAAGCGTCAACGCAACGACCATCGCGGGACATGCCCAAACCATCAGCCCAGGCAACGCCACCGGCAGTTCCTGCCAGGGAAAGTCGCTTTGCAGCACCAGCATGCAGACCAGCGTCGCTGCGGTTGTCAGTGCGAAGATTGCGGCGAGAGAAAACTGCGACGTCGCTTCTTTACGGCTAATGCGATAGGCCATCGGCAGCGCCACGCTTAATACGGCGAACACCCCCAGCACCACCGTCCAGTGGAGCAGCGGAATCTTATCCATCGTCGCGAGCAGGACACTCCCCAAGCCGAGGCTGCCGAGCATGGCGAGCGACCACCATGGCCAAGCGTCCGGTCGACGAATCCAGCCGGCCGCGATCAATCCGATCTGCCCTAGCAGCAGTCCGAGCATGCAGCCGAACAGGCCTTCCGACGGCTCGGAACCAGCCAGGTTCGCCGCGAGTGCCACATCGACACAAACGCTGGCGGCCGCCAATAACGAGAGCAGAAATTTTCCGGGGGTGATCATCCCTCTATCGTGATTCGAGCGGCCACCGTTTGCACGCCTTGGCAGGCAAGTTCTTTCCGAAGAAACAAGCAGCGGCGTTCCGGTTATAACGATTAATCGCGAGTCAGTTACGTGTCGAACGAATCGTCGATGGTTGATCGTTGACCTCCACCGAATCAGTTGCTTGGTCTGATTCATCGAGTCGCTCGGCTTGATTCAGCAGAAAACCGGCGAACCACAGATACAACGTTTGAAACGTGAAGAAGAGCAAATATTCCGTGTGCGGCTGATACCGGGAAGTGTTAAACATGTAGGCATAACTGAGCATGCATGTCGCTCCGAGAACGATGGGGTAGAGTCCCGATCGTTGGTATCGCGGTGACATAAGGACCGTTCCCGAAAACAGGCTAATGAACGCACCGAACAAGATGATCTCTGGCTCAATGAGTCCTCTTCCGCTGGGCATATTGCCGTAGATCAGTACCAAAAAAAGAATCGCCGTGAACAGCAACCCACCGAGAACAACGGACAACTTCATTGACGGAGTTGTGATTTTCTCGGCCGCTTTTTGAAAAAGATTAGGAAGCACCGCCGGCAGACAAGCCGCAATAAAGACGGCCGTTTTCAGATTGGTGCTTAGTTCTCGGATATTCGCGAAGACATACATTCCGAAGGCCATCACGACCACAGCCATCGGCAGCCATAGCATCCACGACCGACGGCGAATCGAAAGCACGATCAACCAAAAGCTGCCCTGCCCGACCACAAATCCGATCACGCCATATTCAGTTTCGCCACCAAATCGTGCTCCGTCCGTGAGCAGATGGAAAAGGTGACGAAATATCCATACGTCGGCGCAGAGCGTCGCCGCGGCAAGTATCGCAAGCAACAAGTTTCCTGGCGTCCACCGAATCATGCTTATGAGGATGCCACAGATGTGCAAAAACTGCACGAACTTGGCAACATTGCAAAATGCGGAGACTCGCGGCAAAATTGAGCGTGACAACACCCACCCAATCCATCCCAATCTCGCTCGAATTATGACGCACGAATCACTTCAGGAAATTGTTTGTTGCATGGGCCTGCCGGTGGCCGGAAACCCTTCGCAGTTCATGATGGAGCGTGCCTTTGCGGCGGCGGGGCTCGATTGGCGATATTTGACGTTGGAAGTAACTCCGGAAGATCTTCCCGCGGCGGTGGCCGGAATGAAAGCGATGGGCTTTCGTGGCGGGAACTTTACCATTCCACATAAAGTGGCAGTCATTCCCCATCTGAAACGACTGACCGAAGCAGCCGAGTTGATGGGTGCCGTCAACTGTATCTTCGCGGAGGAAGATGGATTCGTTGGCGAGAATACCGACGGCAAAGGGTTTGTCTCGGCACTCAAGGAAGTAATCGAACCGGAAGGGAAAAAGGTCGTCCTGTTTGGAGCCGGCGGCGCGGCCAGAGCAATTGCCGTAGAACTCGGTTTGAACAAAGTGGCCAGCATCGACATCGTCAACCGCGATGCCGCGCGAGGCCGTGATCTATCGAACCTTCTATCAGAGCGCATCGGGATCGAATCGAAATGGATTCCTTGGAACGGCACCCACGAGCTTCCGGAAGATGTCGATTTGGTGATCAACGGAACGAGCATCGGGCTAAGCGATGCTACGGCGATGGTACCTGTCAATCCGGAAACGTTCCGCGACTCGATGATCGTCGCGGACGTCATGTTCAACCCACCGCAGACCGCTTTTCTGCAAGCGGCTCAAGACGCCGGATGTAAGACAATCGACGGACTTGGCATGCTGGTCAACCAAGGAGTGATCGGTTTCAAGATCTGGACCGGCGTCGACCCCGATCCGACGGTGATGCGAGAAGCGCTGGAAGAGTATCTGGGGATTTAGCTCGCTCAGGAAAGTAGGGTCCGCTGTGCGGACGCAGCAATACTCTGTCGCAGCTAAGAACGCTTCGTAGTTCAATTACTACCCGACGATTCTTTCTATGTCTGAACCGATTTACCGCGTCCGCATAGCGGACCCTACGTGGTTTCACCCCGCAAGAACGAAACAAGGCCGCTGCTTTTGGGCAACGGCCTTGCTCGAATCATTCCGAACATTCATGAACGTTCGGTTTGCCTGTTAACGATTACTCGCTTGGCTTGGCGATACCGATGACGCCGACACCAACGCGAGGACCTGCGTCGCCGGATGGCTGGCTCTTCAAGTCGTCTGCTTTCGCGTGAACGACGATCGAACGGCCGAGCACGATGTGCAACTTCAGGCCTTCAGCTTTGACGTCGATCTTCGCGACGCCGCTTTCGTCGGCGGTGATGTTGCCGAGGTCACCCACGTGGCTTTCCTTTCCAGGCGCGCCATGTTCGTGACCATCAGGATTGAAGTGGCCACCTGCAGCGGTACCGTCCGCTTTGGTCAAGTCACCGAACTCGTGGATGTGGAAACCATGTTCGCCTGGTTCCAAGTTGATGATCTTGCCGGTCAGCTGAACGTAGCCATCTTCCTGCTTCAGCATGATGACACCCTTCACGTCGCTACCGCTGGTCGAAGCCAATACGGCGACTGCGTTGGTTGGCATGTCCACCATTTCGGCGTCGTGGCTATGCCCATGTTCTTCTTTTTCCTTGCCGCCTTCTTCCTGAGCCATTACCAATCCGGGGATGGCCAAAAGCAGAATGCTTAGAGTCAGGATGGTCGATTTCATGTTGCTGTCTACTCCTGCAGGGCGTTGAATTCATTCTTTCGGCCGGTGAGAACCTTTCTACCGACCTAGGGACTCGCGCGAGAGTCTGCCCCTATTGTTACGCATCCGCAGACCGCATTCCACCGAGGCAGTAAAGTTTGGCCAACCGGTCCCAGTCGATCGAGATTCGCTATACGCGACACTTTGCGCCGTGAAACATCATGCAGCTTGCTGCACTTTTTCCTGCACAATTGCCTTCATATGGGCAGCAGAGTCATGGGCAAACTGCTTTTGCAGTTTCCTCATGTAGGGATGGACCAAACGAACGATCCATCGTTTCGGCTTCGAGAAAGCCAGAATGTCGTACCACACGTCCCCGTGGTCATCCATTTCAATCAGAAAACGCTCTTCGCCTGCTTCCATGTGCCCGGGAAGTGTCCCATAAGCGAAGCCGAACCGGGGCGTATTCATGGGATCGTCAATCACGTACACGATCCTCGCGGCATTCAGCCAATACAAGCCTGCCGCTTTACCGATCACGCAAACGACTTCCCCTTCTCGGATGGTCGTATTGCTTGGTCGTGCCGCAACCCAGCCGAGCTCGAATTGGCGCCAATTCCCCAGCGCCGCTTTGGCGGCCTCGAAGATTTCGATTCCATGCCCCAGCTTTACCCGGGTATGATCGACCTGAAAACCGTCCGGTGGGGTCGTCGCGGTCTTGCCCTGATGACAATACGAAAACTTAAGTGGCCGCTGGCTACTTAA is a window of Bremerella sp. TYQ1 DNA encoding:
- the aroE gene encoding shikimate dehydrogenase → MCKNCTNLATLQNAETRGKIERDNTHPIHPNLARIMTHESLQEIVCCMGLPVAGNPSQFMMERAFAAAGLDWRYLTLEVTPEDLPAAVAGMKAMGFRGGNFTIPHKVAVIPHLKRLTEAAELMGAVNCIFAEEDGFVGENTDGKGFVSALKEVIEPEGKKVVLFGAGGAARAIAVELGLNKVASIDIVNRDAARGRDLSNLLSERIGIESKWIPWNGTHELPEDVDLVINGTSIGLSDATAMVPVNPETFRDSMIVADVMFNPPQTAFLQAAQDAGCKTIDGLGMLVNQGVIGFKIWTGVDPDPTVMREALEEYLGI
- a CDS encoding superoxide dismutase family protein codes for the protein MKSTILTLSILLLAIPGLVMAQEEGGKEKEEHGHSHDAEMVDMPTNAVAVLASTSGSDVKGVIMLKQEDGYVQLTGKIINLEPGEHGFHIHEFGDLTKADGTAAGGHFNPDGHEHGAPGKESHVGDLGNITADESGVAKIDVKAEGLKLHIVLGRSIVVHAKADDLKSQPSGDAGPRVGVGVIGIAKPSE
- a CDS encoding DUF1990 family protein; translated protein: MFRFHLPEAECVERFLSSQRPLKFSYCHQGKTATTPPDGFQVDHTRVKLGHGIEIFEAAKAALGNWRQFELGWVAARPSNTTIREGEVVCVIGKAAGLYWLNAARIVYVIDDPMNTPRFGFAYGTLPGHMEAGEERFLIEMDDHGDVWYDILAFSKPKRWIVRLVHPYMRKLQKQFAHDSAAHMKAIVQEKVQQAA